One Argentina anserina chromosome 6, drPotAnse1.1, whole genome shotgun sequence genomic window, TGGCATATACCTTAAGGTTGTGTTCCAAGATgaaatcttcttctccatcagAGCTTGAACTCTCATTATCAGAACTTTGAGGATTTTCCTCTGAGTCTGAATCTTCTGAGTCTTTTGAGCTCGTTTCAACTGTTATTATTTCCTGATGCTCCTTTAGCTGATCTTTTAATAACAAAACTAGTTGAAATTCTGGTTCATAACCTGGCTTGCGATCGCCACCCTTCGCTTGCGATCTCTGATATTGCTATGTGAAACCTTCTCCTATGATTATGACTGCAACTGTAAGTCTGGATTCCCAGTAAAATTTGTTATATTTCTCAAACCTGAGCATGGCTGGAGTTTGAGTTACAATTTGTTGAAGGAGAAAATCATTTCCGATCAACAAATCAGCTTCATGAGCTTCACACTACCAAAATCGCTTAACGATAAAAGTTCTTCCTCTCAATAAAATTTTAACATTCTTAGCGAAGATGTTCATATTCATCTCATTGTTTCCCATTCCAATTCCTGTGACTGGTTTGTCAGCTTGCTCCCAATATTCTTTAGGAATATCATATCTCCTTGTTAGACTATATCCTAATCCACTATCTACAAATGCATGTAGATAATATTTCTTGTAAATGGGAAACTTCAGTCCTACGGTTATGTTGTTATAACCACTTGTTTGGACTTGTTTTAATGGTTTTGGTGAATCACTAGATATTTTGATTAAATGATTGATTatccttttttcttcttgtgtGAAAGACTCTTCCACTTTTGTTGATATATAATTACTTAATGAAGTTACCAACTTCATTTTCTCAATATCATTTCTAAGTCTTTGCTTGAGGATTTGCTATTTTTCCTGCTCATAGAACATCTTATATTCTTGATCAACAAAGATATGAATGTGATTGGTGATGTCACTAGTAGTGTGACTGAAAATGTAGCTGATGAATGTCGTGTTACTAGTAGTGTGGCTGGTAGTGTAACTGATGAATGTATTGTGTGGCTGATAGTGTGACTGGTGGTGTGACTGAGTGTAGCTAACGATTTTGTGTGTGTGACTAATAGTGTTTGTACGACAACATCAGTGTCGATATTTTGATCGTGTTagttgatttgagaagttcAAGATCGATCACATAACAGTTACAAAAAGTTTGTTATTTCTAGtcaatctttttcttcttgtgaCAACATAGTCACACTACCAGATACACGGGTAGTCACACTACCAGAAACAATGACAGTCACAATGTCATTATTGTAACAACTAGTGTGACTAGTGGTATGGCTGCAAGTGTTATTTGTAGTGGACAACATTATAACTACCAATGTGACTCCTAGTGTGACACATATTGTGACAGTCACACTACCAGTCACATTAGTATTTGTAATGACAGTTACACTACCAGTCACAAGTGCAGTCACACTAACAGTCACAATATCCATATTGTAACTACCAGACTAGTAGTGTGACACCTGATGTGACTATATTCGCTGGGTGTCGAgagaaatttataaattagcaaaattatgttaaaattcaaagaagATCGGTATGATTATGCTCAAAATGAAGCGAATAGCTAGAATTATGGAGCCTTGGGCTCCGGTTTCGCCAAGAAAGCTCAGAGCACCGCCATGGACGGCGGTAGCCCCTTTCGAGGGTTTCTGCAGCTTATATGGTGGTCGATTCGAAGTGGGtatgatatcaaatgaaagatggGAAAAAGATATTTCCAACGGTAACAACCATACTCAAATCTATCGTCGGACGACAAAGTTATGGCCggaataagaaaaataatgaaaaagaagaaaaaaatgggaAAGGGTAAAACAGTCAgctaaaatattaaaaaagtgattttttctaattttatttgaaactTAATGACATTTTTTGTAATTTCCAATTAAATGTAAAAACCAtcttttattggatttttttctttaacttttttataatttaaaattagatcTGGTACTAAATAATAATTTGCTCTAAAAACAGATATCCCTATGGAACAACGCTATATAGAAATGGGTAATTAATATCAGGAAAACATAGAATAATTAGTTattaaaaatgtaaaagaaaatgtgcgttttatatacaattgagtCTCAATTAGATTTTTTTAGCGACATTTGATAAAATTGAAGGATATAGAAAAATTAGCATGACTACTATAAGTCATGTAACTCAAGTATTATCTTGATTTCCTTCTTTCATTTTGGGTAGTTAGACATTTTGGGTGGTTCAAAATTTTAgctataaaatttctcttaTGACTTTATTAATAAAAGATGTGTAGtgtagaaaaaatgaaaacaaattgCTTGTATTTAAGGTATTTGCGTAACTTATACGCGTACGGCGTACACCCTCGCGGATTCAGCACCGCCTCGCGAAACCTATAAAAGCAGTAAACCACCCTCCTCCTTCGCACGTCCCCAAAATTTTGAGCGAAGATACCTCCAACCAATTCCAATCCGAATCCCAATCCAACTGGGAAAAGGAGAGATTGGATTTCCTAATTTCTGTAAATCAGTTGTCTTTCACTTCTTAATTCACTCTCAGAATGGCTTCTTCTCGCCGCATCTTCGTCGGGAACATAGCTTACAACGCCACCGAGGAACAGGTGAGGGCTCTCTGCGAGGAGGTCGGCCCTGTTGTGAGTTTCAAAATCGTCACAGACAAAGACACCGGGAAGCCCAAGGGTTTCGGGTTTTGTGAGTTCAGGGACGAAGCCACCGCGTTTAGCGCTCTGCGGAATCTTCGGAATTGCGAGCTCAACGGCCGGCGTCTGAATGTCAACTTCGCTGCTAATGAGAAACCCAATCATCAGCCGATTGGTCTCCAAGTGGCTGCGGATGCCGCCGCCGCCGTGGCGGGTGCTTTAGGTGGTTCTACGCAGGGTTTGGGTAATGATTCTTTGACTGTCTATCTGTCGAAAATGTCGAGGAATCAGTTGGCGCAGATGGTTTCGGAGATGAAGGGAATTGCTGTTGGGAATAAGGACATGGCTCATGACATGTTGCTCGCAATGCCGCAGCTTAACAGGGCTCTGTTTCAGGCACAGATAATGCTCGGAATGGTCTCACCGCAGATGATGGAGAAGGCTAACATGAGGCCAATGCCTGCATTCAATAATGGCAACCCCCAACAGCAGCTTGTGGTTCCAAAGCCGGAACCAGTTCATGTCTCGGCGCCAATGCCTCTGTCGAATATGGGTCAACAGGCGCAGCTGCAAGTTCTTAAATCAGAACCGGCGCAAATGTGTGAGCCTCAGACTCTTCCTCCGGCGGAAGTGGACCCTGCTTTGATGCAACAAGTTCTGAGCCTACCTCCTGAAACGGTGGCTTCATTGGCACCGGAGCAGCGGGAACTAGTCATGCAGATCCAACAGATGTATAGGCATTAGGCAATGTCAGAAGTATTCTTTGAGCATTATCATTAACTTTCTTAGAAATTTAGTATGGGATAAGCCTTTAATGTAAAACACTTCATGTATATTGACCTTTGGTCCAAAACATTAATGAGATATACAGCTTATTTTCATATTCATTTCCCCTGTGTTGGTTAATTCCGTTCAGTTGTCTCTCATCAAAAGGTGCTATTCGATAATGTCTATCTAGCAGACCCCCCGCTAACCCGAGTGAGCATTCAAAAATCTGTCCTAAATTCATTCGCGAAGGCACTCCTAATGGGTTGAAGACCATATCAACAGGTCTTCCATCTTGCAAATAAGGCATATCTTGTCTAGGTAAAATTCTTGAAAAATTATGGAATAGCGGGGAAGAGTCCCACATCGGCAATTAGGCTTGTCCCTTCGGGGACATCCGATAAAATTGGAACGATACAGAGAAGATTAGCATGGCCCCTGCGCAAGGATGACACGCATAAATCGAGAAATggtccaaattttttttgcaaAATTTCTCCAGCCGGAAGTGCAAAGGTTCttcctttctttccttctctgttgttgttgtttttttcttcttttttacaGTCTTTTCTGTGTTCATCAAGCACAACTGATTCAGTTCAACAAGTTCTGAGTTTAGTTCTTTAGTTCTGGTTGTTGATATGCAATCTAAATTTGACCTTTGTTTTTGGTTAATGCATATGAAACCCTGAtgtgtttgatgaaatatgcctGCAGACTCAGTTAATCTGTTATGTCTACGCTTGTAGTCAATTGGGTATCGTGCAATCTTTAATTCCATGAACCCATTCATATATTGCTCGCTGTTTGAACTGTTGTCAACAAGTTTTGATGTTATTCAATTATTCAAAACATTCATTGGGTTTGTTGGGTATTATTTTTTGTGGGAGAGATTTGACATTGCCCATACATGCTAGGTTTgtgggtaaaaacaaatttCAAACTGTTGCATGACTATAACTATATGCTAGATTTGAGCCAGTGCACTCAAAACTAGCATCATCACATTGTATTTCTGCCATATCACTGaagattttttctttttggtatgAATTAATGAAGTTTAGGTTTTAGGTTTGAATGAGAACCTGTTTGGCTATCATTTACCAATATGTTTGTAACTCTATCTCTATGTTAGTTCCAGTGTCAATATTGGATGACCGACAATGTATTTTGGTTTGAATTCGACCTggtaattataatatatgttaCTGATTGACAGTGGCTTTGATTCGCAATATACAGTAATTTGCGCAACGCTAATCTTAGTGGGAGATAAACTAAGAAAAGTAGGCATTACTATCACAACGTGTACATTCGTGAAACTTCTCCACTGGTCTTTGATAAGTTCAACAATAATCGTTTGTTTTACGAGTCAGTTTGGTGGTGTATAAATTGCTTATTTGTGTTGGGTTTGCATTTGAGAACATATTTGAACTTTTCAAATGCAAACTCAACAGAAATCAAGCGATTTATTCATTTTGTTCTTCTGTTTGTTAGTTCTGGATTTACCCTTCATTTGAATTCCTCAATGATCTTGAGTAGCTTAGGACACTCAGAGGTTAATATCATTGCTTTTTATCCAAAACAAAGAATCTCTGTGCTTATGAAATTCTTATTAGAGGTTCAGATTAGTATCTGTGTAATGTGATTAGAATATTATCTGATCTTTAATGCATATTTGAAGTTatatctgtgtgtgtgtgtgtgtcccTTGGTTAAATAAACCTATACAGGGGCAGAACTCACCATAGGCTTTAGGGGGCCTGCTTCAGGCCAGAAAGCCTAGAGttttggaaaaagaaaatacttGCCTAGTTCTATATTTCGAAAGCCCTTAATTAAATCTCCATTTAAACTAATTAAATCTCTCTAATAGTTTGAAATTCCCATTGATTACCAGTCTATAATCAATTAAATTCTCTGATAAGTCTCAAGCCCCAGCACTTATCTTATCtaggttaaaagacaaaaaattTCATGTATTTTGGCAGATTAGCTTGTGACTTCAGCTTAGTATCTAAAGTTGTATGCTTGTGAGGCCATATGAATCATTTTTGCTTTTAACTGACCCAATATTTTACTAGTGGCCAATATCAAGTACTGGTATGTGATGTTATCTCTTGTTCTAATAATCATTTCAGTTTTATTGAGTAAGTTTGGTAGTGTATAAAttgcttgtttgtgttgagTTTGCATTTGAGAACATAACAAGTCCCAAGTTTGTTATAAACTTATAGTGATAAGAAGGCATTTGCAGGACTATTTCTGACTATATGAGTCCTGAAGAATGCATCAGgttgaattcatttgtctGCTGCACCTAGACGATAGGAGAGAACTGTCTCCTGAATCCAAGTTGAATTTCTTGTGGGCTCGCTCAATCTGTGCCTGTTGTGGGGTTGGCAGATGCTATGGAATTGATGGTGAAGAAATACTAACAAGGGTTCTGGAAGGTGAGGGAAGAGATGGATTTGGATGCACTTAAGAGAGTTTGAGTTTCACAGTTAGAACATGCCTCCTCCATCATTTAGAGGTTGCAGGTAGGGCAGTTCCTTTCCAATTCTCCGTAGATTCTTtactaattttaaaattattgttttgtgagtTAAACAGGTTCTTCAGGATTTCAAAAACTATGGTGGCTTGAAAGAAGCTTTTGATTTTCAAAAGGAAGTGTTGGTGAATCTGATGGAGGCATTGCAAAGAATCTTGCTCTCCATGAAAATACCATGTACTTTCCTTTGCCTCTTGCTTCTTTCATTATTAACAGATAATCAATTTGACTCTGGTGAGTAATATGGTAGTGCATATGTGCATTTATGCGCTTAAATAGATGGTCAGTTTCTAGTATCAGCTCACTTGATGAAAGAAAAGCCCATCATGAGTCATGACTAGGCTATTATATTTCTTAACCAATCAAATTAGCAAAATAAActtatgtttataaattaggGCAGAATTTCACTACATCGTAATGTCTCTAGGGAGGATTCATTGTGATCGTAAGCCCACAATGTTGTGTCAACGCTGTTGCATGTCGTTATGTTAAAGACTTAACAGTGTTTGACCAAACCTTACAAACTCACTTCTGACTCTGTCATTCAGAGCTCTGTTGAGATGGCATATAAGGGGTATGCTTACTCATATCCAATCTCATTGTGATTCTAAAATTTATTGCCTTAGTCCTCACCAGTCTCCCCAACTGAGGATGCTGTAAATCTCAATGCCAGTGATTATAGTAGAACAATTTAAGTGGAGGCATTCAAGCTGGTGACTTGATTTGGAATTACGTTGTGTGACTGCATTGGTTGTGGTCTTTCAGGTATTTGTCATAGTGTTGAACAGAAAATTGTAATTGTAGTTCTTATATGATGGTCTTCATCAGCTAGTTCAGAACCTCAACATTGGTCATTTGGTAGTCAAATCTGATACCTCGCTTGTTAGTATGACTATAGATCAGTGGTATACACCCACCCTTTTACATACACGGCTGTAGGATCAGCAGTTTcaatcacaatttttttttacccctTGTGTTAGTTTGTCTTCCCCTCTCAGCCATGAAAAATGAAACATACATCTGATGAGATCATACCCTGTTAGCGCACGTGCGCGGATACAAGCAACAAAGAAATGTAGCTGGTGTAATTTAGCATACTTAAAAGCAATATTATGAGATATTTCGGAACTTATATGGTACttaatttgaaacaaaaatgtTTAGGGGCAAGTTTTCTTATACTAAATGAATAATCGGTGTACAAGGATGGATTCACTGGCCAAGTTGTGCTATTCTGCATATTGACTATGATAATGCGTTTGCCTATTGTGCTGAAGTTGTGGCAATGGCGCTTCATGCAGAAGAACCTTCATAACTTGTCCTGCTTTTGGTCTCTCCTTACTGTTTAGGTGAGTGCACCATAATCCCACGATTAACAAGCATTCCATTTCTTTCTGATCATATTTCACGCCTAATCTGTCGTCTGTCGCCTTAAGAACATGTCCTGCAAGGTAGAGCTGCCACACCCACTCGAAAAGTGGCATGTGATAATCGCCATCCTGGTAAGTCTGCCTTCCGCAAGCAATCTCCAAGGCTACAACTCCAAAACTAAACATGTCCGACTCTTTGCTAGCCCTCCCATGAAAAGCATATTCTGGGGCCATGTAGCCGAAGGTCCCTGCCACCCCAGTTGTCTTAGTCCTCAACCGTGGATCCACAAGCTTAGCAATCCCGAAATCCCCAAGTTTAGTGCTGAAATCATTGTCCAACAGGATGTTTGCTGACTTAATATCCCTGTGAAGAACACATTGCTCTGCATCTTCATGTAGATAATGAAGCGCCGAGGCTAAGCCTACGGCTATCTTGTACCGGAAATCCCACTGCAAGGTTGTTCTGCTCCCAAAGAGATGAGTATCAAGGCTGCTGTTGGGCATGTATGCATAGACAAGTAAGCATTCACCTTGCTCATGACACCATCCAATGAACTGCACCAGGTTTTTGTGTATTAAGCTGCTTATGATTTTCACTTCGTTGACGAAAATCTTCTCATAGTGCTCAGACTCAGCAAAGATTCTCTTCACAGCAACCACACAGCCAAGTTCTGGTATGACTCCTCTATAAACCTGTCCCGAGCCTCCTTGGCCTAGCCTCCTATCATTTGCGAAACCAATGGTGGCGGCAACTAGCTCTCGATAAGCAAATCTTCTTGGCAATGCTAGTCTCTCCAGATCTCTAGTTATGGAAGGAACTGCAGCATTCAAGTAGTATTCATGTCCTTTAGTATTCTTAATTATCTGCCTATTTACCAACAGCCTACACAAGGCCACACCAACTACCAAAATAAACGAAGGAATTGCAATGGTCACCATTATCCAAAATGTCTTCCATTTTCCGCTAGTACTAAGCTCATCAAAATCCGACTGGGAATTAAATTTCCATGAATATATAATATGGTTCTCAGTGGATCTTCCTGTAGCAGCTGAAAAACCAATCATAACCCATTCTGGCAAGATATCGGGGAATTCAACATGGTAAGAAAGAGTAGCAGAACTAGGACCTGGGGTGTCCTCGTCTGTCCAGTGAACGCTGAGGATCTTGGTTGTAGCATTGTAAGCTATCCGTGCCTTGGCCACCTTTGTGCTATTGAAGTTCCAGTTGGAAGTAACGGCAGATGATATATTATTGATATTGATCCCAACATGGGGTGCTGGGGGATCCCATGCATTTTTGAACGTATCAAACTCAATTGAGACAATTTGGTTACGGGACAGTGCAGTGGTGCTATTGAACAATCCAAGAACACTACCAGCAGAATTGGGTGGAATTGGATATCCCACAGGAGCCAGGAAAATAGCAAATCCGTCACTGTAGTTATCGTTACCACGAGTGTCGATACGGAATGTGAACTCGGTGCTGAAGTGTGCGACAGATTGAGTAGCATGGTTCCATAGATGGAACGGTTTTGTATAGCTGCACCGCGCTACTCGGAGCATTTCATGGACAGGGGTGAGTTCTACATTTCCATTTCTAGGTGTAGCGTCGCCTTCATAAAGTATGTTCTCTGTGTCAGGGTTGAATTGGGATATACTGAACGAAAGGGGATTAACCAAGTGAGAAAGAAAATTGGTTAAAATGAAGAATCTAAAGGTTGTTTCCTTGAAGCTAATAGTAATACACATGGTGAGACTGTGCAGGCTGCAGAGATGGGATATTCACAAAAGTTTGATACTTCAAAGGTTTTAAAGAGAACTTTGCATGTTATTTATTAATCTGCAGGCAATTATGGACCAACGAATAACCtgttcttcttgtcttaattgtATGAGAACCTTGGAATGCACTAAAAATATGGTGTACGTATGTGGGCGATTCTGAGAATCTCCATGCACAATGATACTAGAAATTGGGATAGAAACGAATGTTAAACATACCATTCCGAAGACAAGGGTCCAAATTAAAAGGCCAACACGGATTGATCATTGATACTGCCAGCTCATCGGAAAACCATAGAAGTTGTTAACTTGGCAACAATCTCTACTATGCGTCGGACATATCGAGTTATCGACGttacaataaaataattaggGTTGTGCTATTAATACACcataaattactattcacacaCTCTTTATGATTGATGAGAGCCGATCATAAAGCTTATTTTAGGGGTTAATTTGTAAATTCAATTAATATCTAGTGATAGAATAAGAGAAATTGTGTGTTAATAGCAATTTGAGGTGTGTTAATAATATAAGCCAATAACTAAATAAAAAGTAATAGAGAATCAGTTCCACCAAAACTACTGCAAGAATGTGACGGGCTAAATTAATACACTCGGttttataaaatgaaaaaaagttGAGCATGATTGTGTCCATGCACCTTATTTTCTGTCActtttaattattaaattttacaAACGGTGACGATGAGAACCAAGGAAATCTTAGTACTCGACGCCTTACATTTATTTTATTGAAATGCTCACTTACATTTTACAGAACATAAACAGTaaattaattaagtaaatCTGCTAAGCTACGAGAACACTTTGAATCTCAGACCAGATCCACCCAACCTCTCTTCGATGACTTTGGACAACCTCT contains:
- the LOC126796947 gene encoding cleavage stimulating factor 64-like; translation: MASSRRIFVGNIAYNATEEQVRALCEEVGPVVSFKIVTDKDTGKPKGFGFCEFRDEATAFSALRNLRNCELNGRRLNVNFAANEKPNHQPIGLQVAADAAAAVAGALGGSTQGLGNDSLTVYLSKMSRNQLAQMVSEMKGIAVGNKDMAHDMLLAMPQLNRALFQAQIMLGMVSPQMMEKANMRPMPAFNNGNPQQQLVVPKPEPVHVSAPMPLSNMGQQAQLQVLKSEPAQMCEPQTLPPAEVDPALMQQVLSLPPETVASLAPEQRELVMQIQQMYRH
- the LOC126796948 gene encoding L-type lectin-domain containing receptor kinase IX.1-like — protein: MCITISFKETTFRFFILTNFLSHLVNPLSFSISQFNPDTENILYEGDATPRNGNVELTPVHEMLRVARCSYTKPFHLWNHATQSVAHFSTEFTFRIDTRGNDNYSDGFAIFLAPVGYPIPPNSAGSVLGLFNSTTALSRNQIVSIEFDTFKNAWDPPAPHVGININNISSAVTSNWNFNSTKVAKARIAYNATTKILSVHWTDEDTPGPSSATLSYHVEFPDILPEWVMIGFSAATGRSTENHIIYSWKFNSQSDFDELSTSGKWKTFWIMVTIAIPSFILVVGVALCRLLVNRQIIKNTKGHEYYLNAAVPSITRDLERLALPRRFAYRELVAATIGFANDRRLGQGGSGQVYRGVIPELGCVVAVKRIFAESEHYEKIFVNEVKIISSLIHKNLVQFIGWCHEQGECLLVYAYMPNSSLDTHLFGSRTTLQWDFRYKIAVGLASALHYLHEDAEQCVLHRDIKSANILLDNDFSTKLGDFGIAKLVDPRLRTKTTGVAGTFGYMAPEYAFHGRASKESDMFSFGVVALEIACGRQTYQDGDYHMPLFEWVWQLYLAGHVLKATDDRLGVKYDQKEMECLLIVGLWCTHLNSKERPKAGQVMKVLLHEAPLPQLQHNRQTHYHSQYAE